A genomic stretch from Solanum stenotomum isolate F172 chromosome 8, ASM1918654v1, whole genome shotgun sequence includes:
- the LOC125873280 gene encoding BTB/POZ and TAZ domain-containing protein 1-like → MSPNMFASNVDAHHGENEMAEGDVDIITSAGRRIPAHSNVLAAASTVLDSILGRRRRSYEKPIRILGVPCDSVSVFVRFLYSFKCTKEQMEKHGIHLLALSHVYLVPCLKHRCTKALAEQLTIENVIDMIQLARLCDALHLYLKCMKFLRSNFKKVEETEGWKFLQHHDPLLELEILQFTDEAELRKKRRRRHTREQNLYLQLSEGMDCLEHICREGCTSVGPYDEEYSCQKKLPCSKFDTCQGLQFLIRHFSTCKRRVKGSCSQCKRMWQLLRLHASICDQPHDCRVPLCREFKQKLEKRGDDELWKSLVRKVVSARAMTFLSLPKRKREEEPGLNLRDHQIRRFLD, encoded by the exons ATGTCACCTAATATGTTTGCTAGTAATGTCGATGCACATCACGGCGAAAACGAAATGGCTGAAGGCGACGTCGACATCATCACCTCCGCCGGCCGTCGTATTCCGGCACATTCTAACGTTCTG GCTGCTGCTTCGACGGTTCTGGATAGCATATTAGGTCGTCGGCGACGGAGTTATGAGAAACCGATACGGATTCTTGGCGTCCCCTGCGACTCTGTTTCCGTGTTCGTACGATTTCTCTATTCCTTCAA GTGTACTAAGGAGCAGATGGAGAAACATGGTATTCATCTGCTAGCACTTTCTCATGTGTACTTAGTACCATGCCTAAAACACAGATGCACCAAAGCATTGGCCGAGCAATTGACAATTGAAAATGTAATAGATATGATTCAACTCGCGAGGCTATGTGATGCACTTCATCTCTATCTCAAATGTATGAAATTTTTGCGGAGTAATTTCAAGAAAGTTGAAGAAACTGAAGGCTGGAAGTTCCTTCAACATCATGATCCCCTGCTTGAGCTTGAAATTTTACAGTTCACTGATGAGGCCGAGTTG cggaagaagaggaggaggagacACACACGGGAGCAGAACTTGTATTTACAGTTAAGCGAAGGGATGGATTGTTTAGAGCATATATGCAGGGAAGGATGTACAAGCGTAGGGCCATATGACGAAGAGTACTCTTGTCAAAAGAAGTTACCATGTAGCAAGTTTGATACATGCCAAGGCCTCCAGTTTTTGATTAGACATTTCTCTACTTGTAAGAGAAGGGTAAAGGGAAGTTGTTCCCAGTGCAAACGGATGTGGCAGCTCCTAAGGTTACACGCATCGATTTGTGACCAACCTCACGATTGTCGAGTTCCTCTTTGCAG AGAATTCAAACAGAAATTGGAAAAAAGGGGAGATGATGAGCTATGGAAATCACTTGTTAGAAAAGTGGTGTCAGCCAGGGCCATGACTTTTTTATCTCTGCctaaaagaaagagagaagaagagccAGGATTAAACTTGAGGGATCATCAAATAAGACGCTTTTTAGATTAA
- the LOC125873268 gene encoding probable UDP-N-acetylglucosamine--peptide N-acetylglucosaminyltransferase SPINDLY isoform X3, whose protein sequence is MSEIPASNSVKIPSMKSESPVVDRNSGTSRLQPPLQYQPSKIVLADLNVDPPDSDGNDSVPVAAVSPACISRVIADEICQDKLKKDIEIAETEEADHNVHGVPSSREEKVSSLKTGLIHVARKMPKNAHAHFVLGLMYQRMGQPQKAILAYEKSEEILVRSEEAIDRPELLSLVQVHHAQCILLGTLEDCSSDEELDPEELENILAKLKEAVKADVRQASIWNALGIILLRSGRLQSAISVFSTLLEISPDNLDCLGNLGIACLQSGNLELSEKCFQDLLLKDQNHPTALINYAALILYKYGSVVAVSGAGANTLYGTSADQVTAANVAKECLLAALKADSKAAHIWTNLANAYYLMGDHRSSAKCLEKAGKIDPNCLATRYAVGVHRIRDAERSQNPNEQLSWAGSEMASILREGDSTSIEPPIAWAGLAMVHRAQHEIVAGFEIEHNELVEVKEHAIYSLKQAIAEDPADAVQWHQLGLHSLCTQQFKTSQMYLKAAVARRKDCTYAWSNLGISLQLSEESSQAEEVYKRALSLATPKQAHTIFSNLGNLYRQLKQYECAKAMFNKSLELQPGYAPALNNLGLVYVAEGKWNEAKDSFDKAIQADPLLDAAKSNMIKASNMFNLYTSMS, encoded by the exons ATGTCAGAAATTCCGGCGTCCAACTCCGTCAAAATTCCTTCAATGAAGTCAGAATCTCCCGTCGTCGATAGGAACTCCGGCACCTCGAGGTTACAGCCACCACTTCAGTATCAGCCGTCGAAAATCGTTTTGGCTGACCTCAACGTTGACCCTCCTGATTCCGACGGCAATGATTCAGTACCCGTCGCTGCTGTATCTCCTGCATGTATATCCAG GGTAATAGCAGATGAAATTTGTCAGGATAAGCTGAAGAAAGACATAGAGATTGCAGAAACAGAAG AGGCTGATCATAATGTTCATGGGGTCCCTTCATCTCGGGAAGAAAAAGTTAGCAGTCTTAAAACT GGCTTGATACATGTTGCACGAAAAATGCCAAAGAATGCACATGCACATTTTGTACTTGGCTTGATGTATCAAAGGATGGGTCAACCTCAAAAG GCGATTCTGGCATATGAGAAATCGGAAGAAATTTTAGTTCGCTCTGAGGAAGCAATAGACAGGCCTGAGTTGCTTTCTTTAGTCCAGGTTCATCATGCACAG TGTATTCTGCTTGGAACCTTGGAAGATTGTAGTTCAGATGAGGAATTAGACCCTGAAGAGCTTGAAAATATTCTTGCTAAACTTAAGGAGGCTGTGAAAGCTGATGTTAGGCAGGCATCTATTTGGAATGCTCTTGGCATAATACTTCTTAGATCGGGTCGCTTGCAG AGTGCTATATCAGTTTTCTCAACTTTGTTGGAGATTTCCCCAGACAACTTGGATTGCCTCGGTAATCTTGGAATTGCTTGTCTCCAGAG TGGGAATCTAGAGCTTTCGGAAAAGTGCTTCCAAGATTTACTTCTAAAAGATCAGAACCATCCCACGGCATTAATCAACTATGCTGCCCTTATCTTATATAAATATGGTTCAGTAGTGGCAG TTTCAGGTGCGGGGGCAAATACTCTTTATGGAACTTCTGCAGATCAAGTCACTGCAGCCAATGTTGCCAAAGAGTGTTTACTAGCAGCTTTAAAAGCAGACTCGAAAGCAGCTCACATTTGGACAAATCTAGCTAATGCTTATTACTTGATGGGTGATCATAGGAGCTCTGCTAAATGCTTGGAAAAG GCAGGAAAAATTGATCCTAATTGTTTAGCGACAAGATATGCGGTTGGAGTTCACCGCATCAGGGATGCAGAGAGGTCCCAGAATCCCAATGAGCAGCTCTCATGGGCTGGTAGTGAGATGGCCTCAATACTAAGAGAAGGAGATTCTACTTCGATAGAGCCTCCAATAGCATGGGCTGGTCTCGCCATGGTCCACAGGGCCCAACATGAAATTGTGGCAGGATTTGAAATTGAGCATAATGAATTGGTGGAAGTCAAGGAGCATGCTATCTACAGTCTAAAGCAG GCAATAGCCGAAGATCCTGCTGATGCTGTTCAATGGCATCAGCTTGGCCTTCATAGTCtgtgtacccaacaatttaagACGTCTCAAATGTACCTCAAGGCTGCAGTTGCACGCCGTAAGGACTGCACATATGCCTGGTCAAATCTTG GTATTTCACTGCAACTATCCGAGGAGTCTTCTCAAGCTGAAGAGGTGTATAAACGAGCATTGTCGCTAGCTACGCCAAAACAAGCACACACAATATTTTCAAACCTTGGAAATCTCTATCGGCAGCTAAAACAGTATGAATGTGCAAAGGCAATGTTCAATAAATCACTTGAACTGCAACCTGGATATGCACCTGCTTTAAACAATTTAGGTCTTGTATATGTTGCTGAAGGGAAGTGGAACGAAGCAAAGGACTCTTTTGACAAGGCAATCCAGGCAGATCCATTGCTTGATGCTGCCAAATCCAACATGATTAAAGCTTCTAACATGTTCAACTTGTATACCAGCATGTCATGA
- the LOC125873268 gene encoding probable UDP-N-acetylglucosamine--peptide N-acetylglucosaminyltransferase SPINDLY isoform X1 produces the protein MSEIPASNSVKIPSMKSESPVVDRNSGTSRLQPPLQYQPSKIVLADLNVDPPDSDGNDSVPVAAVSPACISRVIADEICQDKLKKDIEIAETEGKQLKKLGKCRSRMGKLDCPPDCNGADAEADHNVHGVPSSREEKVSSLKTGLIHVARKMPKNAHAHFVLGLMYQRMGQPQKAILAYEKSEEILVRSEEAIDRPELLSLVQVHHAQCILLGTLEDCSSDEELDPEELENILAKLKEAVKADVRQASIWNALGIILLRSGRLQSAISVFSTLLEISPDNLDCLGNLGIACLQSGNLELSEKCFQDLLLKDQNHPTALINYAALILYKYGSVVAVSGAGANTLYGTSADQVTAANVAKECLLAALKADSKAAHIWTNLANAYYLMGDHRSSAKCLEKAGKIDPNCLATRYAVGVHRIRDAERSQNPNEQLSWAGSEMASILREGDSTSIEPPIAWAGLAMVHRAQHEIVAGFEIEHNELVEVKEHAIYSLKQAIAEDPADAVQWHQLGLHSLCTQQFKTSQMYLKAAVARRKDCTYAWSNLGISLQLSEESSQAEEVYKRALSLATPKQAHTIFSNLGNLYRQLKQYECAKAMFNKSLELQPGYAPALNNLGLVYVAEGKWNEAKDSFDKAIQADPLLDAAKSNMIKASNMFNLYTSMS, from the exons ATGTCAGAAATTCCGGCGTCCAACTCCGTCAAAATTCCTTCAATGAAGTCAGAATCTCCCGTCGTCGATAGGAACTCCGGCACCTCGAGGTTACAGCCACCACTTCAGTATCAGCCGTCGAAAATCGTTTTGGCTGACCTCAACGTTGACCCTCCTGATTCCGACGGCAATGATTCAGTACCCGTCGCTGCTGTATCTCCTGCATGTATATCCAG GGTAATAGCAGATGAAATTTGTCAGGATAAGCTGAAGAAAGACATAGAGATTGCAGAAACAGAAGgtaaacaattgaaaaaattgGGAAAGTGCCGTTCAAGAATGGGTAAGTTAGACTGTCCTCCTGATTGTAATGGAGCTGATGCAGAGGCTGATCATAATGTTCATGGGGTCCCTTCATCTCGGGAAGAAAAAGTTAGCAGTCTTAAAACT GGCTTGATACATGTTGCACGAAAAATGCCAAAGAATGCACATGCACATTTTGTACTTGGCTTGATGTATCAAAGGATGGGTCAACCTCAAAAG GCGATTCTGGCATATGAGAAATCGGAAGAAATTTTAGTTCGCTCTGAGGAAGCAATAGACAGGCCTGAGTTGCTTTCTTTAGTCCAGGTTCATCATGCACAG TGTATTCTGCTTGGAACCTTGGAAGATTGTAGTTCAGATGAGGAATTAGACCCTGAAGAGCTTGAAAATATTCTTGCTAAACTTAAGGAGGCTGTGAAAGCTGATGTTAGGCAGGCATCTATTTGGAATGCTCTTGGCATAATACTTCTTAGATCGGGTCGCTTGCAG AGTGCTATATCAGTTTTCTCAACTTTGTTGGAGATTTCCCCAGACAACTTGGATTGCCTCGGTAATCTTGGAATTGCTTGTCTCCAGAG TGGGAATCTAGAGCTTTCGGAAAAGTGCTTCCAAGATTTACTTCTAAAAGATCAGAACCATCCCACGGCATTAATCAACTATGCTGCCCTTATCTTATATAAATATGGTTCAGTAGTGGCAG TTTCAGGTGCGGGGGCAAATACTCTTTATGGAACTTCTGCAGATCAAGTCACTGCAGCCAATGTTGCCAAAGAGTGTTTACTAGCAGCTTTAAAAGCAGACTCGAAAGCAGCTCACATTTGGACAAATCTAGCTAATGCTTATTACTTGATGGGTGATCATAGGAGCTCTGCTAAATGCTTGGAAAAG GCAGGAAAAATTGATCCTAATTGTTTAGCGACAAGATATGCGGTTGGAGTTCACCGCATCAGGGATGCAGAGAGGTCCCAGAATCCCAATGAGCAGCTCTCATGGGCTGGTAGTGAGATGGCCTCAATACTAAGAGAAGGAGATTCTACTTCGATAGAGCCTCCAATAGCATGGGCTGGTCTCGCCATGGTCCACAGGGCCCAACATGAAATTGTGGCAGGATTTGAAATTGAGCATAATGAATTGGTGGAAGTCAAGGAGCATGCTATCTACAGTCTAAAGCAG GCAATAGCCGAAGATCCTGCTGATGCTGTTCAATGGCATCAGCTTGGCCTTCATAGTCtgtgtacccaacaatttaagACGTCTCAAATGTACCTCAAGGCTGCAGTTGCACGCCGTAAGGACTGCACATATGCCTGGTCAAATCTTG GTATTTCACTGCAACTATCCGAGGAGTCTTCTCAAGCTGAAGAGGTGTATAAACGAGCATTGTCGCTAGCTACGCCAAAACAAGCACACACAATATTTTCAAACCTTGGAAATCTCTATCGGCAGCTAAAACAGTATGAATGTGCAAAGGCAATGTTCAATAAATCACTTGAACTGCAACCTGGATATGCACCTGCTTTAAACAATTTAGGTCTTGTATATGTTGCTGAAGGGAAGTGGAACGAAGCAAAGGACTCTTTTGACAAGGCAATCCAGGCAGATCCATTGCTTGATGCTGCCAAATCCAACATGATTAAAGCTTCTAACATGTTCAACTTGTATACCAGCATGTCATGA
- the LOC125873124 gene encoding probable pectate lyase 18: MATSSLSLIFLLSSLLLIPSLLASSPLQNHQYVVDQVHRSINVSRRNLGYLSCGTGNPIDDCWRCDPNWEKNRQRLANCAIGFGKNAVGGRDGKIYVVTNSGNDDPVNPKPGTLRYGVIQDEPLWIIFARDMVIQLKEELIMNSFKTIDGRGANVHIAGGPCITIQYVTNVIIHGIHIHDCKQGGNAMVRSSPHHYGWRTISDGDGVSIFGGSHIWIDHCSLSNCVDGLIDAIMGSTAITISNNYMTKHDKVMLLGHSDSHVQDKNMQVTIAFNHFGEGLVQRIPRCRHGYFHVVNNDYTHWEMYAIGGSANPTINSQGNRFLASDFTFSKEVTKHEISPESEWKNWNWRSDGDLMLNGAFFVKSGAGASSNYAKASSLSAKSSSLISSLVSGAGALSCREGSHC, from the exons ATGGCCACCTCCTCTCTTTCTCTCATTTTCCTTTTGTCCTCTCTTCTCTTAATTCCTTCACTCCTTGCCTCTTCTCCCTTACAAAATCATCAATATGTTGTTGATCAAGTACATAG gAGCATAAATGTGTCAAGGAGGAACTTAGGGTATTTGTCTTGTGGGACAGGAAACCCTATAGATGACTGTTGGCGTTGTGACCCAAACTGGGAGAAAAACCGTCAAAGGCTTGCTAATTGTGCTATTGGCTTTGGTAAAAATGCCGTTGGTGGTAGAGACGGAAAAATATACGTCGTTACCAACTCTGGTAACGACGATCCTGTTAACCCTAAACCGGGGACTCTCCGGTATGGGGTTATTCAAGATGAGCCATTATGGATTATTTTTGCTAGGGATATGGTGATTCAACTGAAAGAAGAACTTATTATGAACTCTTTCAAGACTATTGATGGAAGAGGAGCTAACGTTCACATTGCAG GTGGACCATGCATAACAATACAATATGTGACCAATGTGATCATCCATGGAATTCACATACATGATTGTAAGCAAGGTGGAAATGCTATGGTGAGGAGCTCCCCACATCACTATGGGTGGAGAACTATATCAGATGGTGATGGAGTGTCCATATTTGGTGGGAGTCATATTTGGATAGATCATTGTTCCTTGTCTAattgtgttgatggtttgatTGATGCTATAATGGGGTCCACAGCAATTACCATATCTAACAATTACATGACTAAACATGATAAAGTGATGTTATTGGGACATAGTGATTCCCATGTCCAAGACAAGAACATGCAAGTAACCATTGCTTTCAATCACTTTGGAGAAGGCCTTGTCCAAAGAATCCCAAG ATGTAGACATGGTTATTTTCATGTGGTGAACAATGACTATACTCACTGGGAAATGTATGCAATTGGTGGGAGTGCTAATCCCACCATCAATAGCCAGGGTAATAGATTCCTTGCTTCTGATTTTACATTCAGCAAAGAG GTGACAAAGCATGAAATTTCACCAGAAAGTGAATGGAAGAATTGGAATTGGAGGAGTGATGGCGACTTAATGTTAAATGGTGCATTTTTTGTAAAATCAGGAGCTGGAGCCTCTTCAAATTATGCTAAGGCTTCAAGTTTGAGTGCAAAGTCTTCTTCACTAATAAGTTCCCTTGTGTCCGGGGCCGGTGCCCTAAGTTGTCGGGAAGGTTCTCATTGCTAG
- the LOC125873268 gene encoding probable UDP-N-acetylglucosamine--peptide N-acetylglucosaminyltransferase SPINDLY isoform X2: MSEIPASNSVKIPSMKSESPVVDRNSGTSRLQPPLQYQPSKIVLADLNVDPPDSDGNDSVPVAAVSPACISRVIADEICQDKLKKDIEIAETEGKQLKKLGKCRSRMGKLDCPPDCNGADAEADHNVHGVPSSREEKVSSLKTGLIHVARKMPKNAHAHFVLGLMYQRMGQPQKAILAYEKSEEILVRSEEAIDRPELLSLVQVHHAQCILLGTLEDCSSDEELDPEELENILAKLKEAVKADVRQASIWNALGIILLRSGRLQSAISVFSTLLEISPDNLDCLGNLGIACLQSGNLELSEKCFQDLLLKDQNHPTALINYAALILYKYGSVVAGAGANTLYGTSADQVTAANVAKECLLAALKADSKAAHIWTNLANAYYLMGDHRSSAKCLEKAGKIDPNCLATRYAVGVHRIRDAERSQNPNEQLSWAGSEMASILREGDSTSIEPPIAWAGLAMVHRAQHEIVAGFEIEHNELVEVKEHAIYSLKQAIAEDPADAVQWHQLGLHSLCTQQFKTSQMYLKAAVARRKDCTYAWSNLGISLQLSEESSQAEEVYKRALSLATPKQAHTIFSNLGNLYRQLKQYECAKAMFNKSLELQPGYAPALNNLGLVYVAEGKWNEAKDSFDKAIQADPLLDAAKSNMIKASNMFNLYTSMS; the protein is encoded by the exons ATGTCAGAAATTCCGGCGTCCAACTCCGTCAAAATTCCTTCAATGAAGTCAGAATCTCCCGTCGTCGATAGGAACTCCGGCACCTCGAGGTTACAGCCACCACTTCAGTATCAGCCGTCGAAAATCGTTTTGGCTGACCTCAACGTTGACCCTCCTGATTCCGACGGCAATGATTCAGTACCCGTCGCTGCTGTATCTCCTGCATGTATATCCAG GGTAATAGCAGATGAAATTTGTCAGGATAAGCTGAAGAAAGACATAGAGATTGCAGAAACAGAAGgtaaacaattgaaaaaattgGGAAAGTGCCGTTCAAGAATGGGTAAGTTAGACTGTCCTCCTGATTGTAATGGAGCTGATGCAGAGGCTGATCATAATGTTCATGGGGTCCCTTCATCTCGGGAAGAAAAAGTTAGCAGTCTTAAAACT GGCTTGATACATGTTGCACGAAAAATGCCAAAGAATGCACATGCACATTTTGTACTTGGCTTGATGTATCAAAGGATGGGTCAACCTCAAAAG GCGATTCTGGCATATGAGAAATCGGAAGAAATTTTAGTTCGCTCTGAGGAAGCAATAGACAGGCCTGAGTTGCTTTCTTTAGTCCAGGTTCATCATGCACAG TGTATTCTGCTTGGAACCTTGGAAGATTGTAGTTCAGATGAGGAATTAGACCCTGAAGAGCTTGAAAATATTCTTGCTAAACTTAAGGAGGCTGTGAAAGCTGATGTTAGGCAGGCATCTATTTGGAATGCTCTTGGCATAATACTTCTTAGATCGGGTCGCTTGCAG AGTGCTATATCAGTTTTCTCAACTTTGTTGGAGATTTCCCCAGACAACTTGGATTGCCTCGGTAATCTTGGAATTGCTTGTCTCCAGAG TGGGAATCTAGAGCTTTCGGAAAAGTGCTTCCAAGATTTACTTCTAAAAGATCAGAACCATCCCACGGCATTAATCAACTATGCTGCCCTTATCTTATATAAATATGGTTCAGTAGTGGCAG GTGCGGGGGCAAATACTCTTTATGGAACTTCTGCAGATCAAGTCACTGCAGCCAATGTTGCCAAAGAGTGTTTACTAGCAGCTTTAAAAGCAGACTCGAAAGCAGCTCACATTTGGACAAATCTAGCTAATGCTTATTACTTGATGGGTGATCATAGGAGCTCTGCTAAATGCTTGGAAAAG GCAGGAAAAATTGATCCTAATTGTTTAGCGACAAGATATGCGGTTGGAGTTCACCGCATCAGGGATGCAGAGAGGTCCCAGAATCCCAATGAGCAGCTCTCATGGGCTGGTAGTGAGATGGCCTCAATACTAAGAGAAGGAGATTCTACTTCGATAGAGCCTCCAATAGCATGGGCTGGTCTCGCCATGGTCCACAGGGCCCAACATGAAATTGTGGCAGGATTTGAAATTGAGCATAATGAATTGGTGGAAGTCAAGGAGCATGCTATCTACAGTCTAAAGCAG GCAATAGCCGAAGATCCTGCTGATGCTGTTCAATGGCATCAGCTTGGCCTTCATAGTCtgtgtacccaacaatttaagACGTCTCAAATGTACCTCAAGGCTGCAGTTGCACGCCGTAAGGACTGCACATATGCCTGGTCAAATCTTG GTATTTCACTGCAACTATCCGAGGAGTCTTCTCAAGCTGAAGAGGTGTATAAACGAGCATTGTCGCTAGCTACGCCAAAACAAGCACACACAATATTTTCAAACCTTGGAAATCTCTATCGGCAGCTAAAACAGTATGAATGTGCAAAGGCAATGTTCAATAAATCACTTGAACTGCAACCTGGATATGCACCTGCTTTAAACAATTTAGGTCTTGTATATGTTGCTGAAGGGAAGTGGAACGAAGCAAAGGACTCTTTTGACAAGGCAATCCAGGCAGATCCATTGCTTGATGCTGCCAAATCCAACATGATTAAAGCTTCTAACATGTTCAACTTGTATACCAGCATGTCATGA